One genomic region from Candidatus Cybelea sp. encodes:
- a CDS encoding YqeG family HAD IIIA-type phosphatase, with product MESPEDTGDNPCKTPAMFGPDRFAPRLYDVPHEELEAAGIRGLIVDLDNTLLGFRETELGHEHVSWVARAHDRGFRIVMLSNNFSERVTGLAARLQVECIPNALKPLPFGFLRAKRRLQMSRHEIAVVGDQLFTDVLGGKLCGLYTILTEPIELKDFAVTRVFRYFERIMLRGRR from the coding sequence GTGGAGAGTCCCGAGGATACCGGGGATAACCCCTGCAAAACGCCTGCCATGTTCGGCCCCGACCGCTTTGCCCCGCGACTGTACGACGTGCCTCACGAGGAGCTGGAGGCAGCGGGCATCCGCGGCCTGATCGTCGACCTCGATAATACGCTGCTGGGCTTTCGGGAGACCGAGCTCGGCCACGAGCACGTCTCGTGGGTCGCCCGGGCGCACGACCGCGGATTCCGCATCGTCATGCTCTCGAACAACTTTTCGGAGCGGGTGACTGGGCTGGCGGCGCGCCTTCAGGTCGAATGTATTCCCAATGCGCTCAAACCGCTGCCGTTCGGCTTCCTGCGCGCCAAGCGCCGTCTGCAGATGAGCCGGCACGAGATCGCCGTCGTCGGGGATCAGCTCTTCACCGACGTCCTGGGCGGTAAGCTTTGCGGCCTCTACACGATCCTCACCGAGCCGATCGAGCTCAAGGACTTTGCGGTGACACGCGTCTTCCGTTACTTCGAGCGCATCATGCTGCGGGGCCGGCGATGA
- a CDS encoding FMN-binding negative transcriptional regulator: MYVPPLFEVTDRHWMLDLIERYPFGMLVTADAEYPRVSHLPLIAQERGGELWIVGHVARANPHAQSIRDGVPATIVFEGAHAYISAAWYEAPYETVPTWNYSAVHANGRLAGFDAWTAVRLLSEKMERGRPDPWEPSRLTVDYRESQLRGIVAFELRAAKIYAKAKLSQNRTLADRLRVIENLEASENQVDRDCAVEMIRTLPRPRPA; the protein is encoded by the coding sequence GTGTACGTACCGCCGCTCTTTGAGGTTACCGATCGGCATTGGATGCTCGACCTCATCGAACGCTATCCGTTCGGGATGCTCGTGACCGCCGATGCGGAGTATCCGCGCGTTTCGCACTTGCCGCTGATCGCACAAGAACGAGGCGGCGAGCTGTGGATCGTCGGACACGTCGCCCGCGCGAATCCCCATGCGCAGTCGATTCGCGACGGCGTGCCGGCGACGATCGTCTTCGAGGGAGCGCACGCATACATTTCGGCGGCGTGGTACGAAGCGCCATACGAAACCGTCCCTACGTGGAACTACAGCGCGGTGCACGCAAACGGGCGGCTTGCGGGGTTCGACGCGTGGACGGCCGTGAGGCTCCTAAGCGAGAAGATGGAGCGCGGAAGGCCGGATCCCTGGGAGCCGTCGCGGCTGACCGTCGATTATCGAGAGAGCCAGCTGCGGGGAATCGTGGCGTTCGAGTTACGCGCCGCGAAGATTTACGCGAAGGCGAAGTTGAGTCAGAATCGCACGCTGGCGGACCGGCTTCGCGTTATCGAAAACCTTGAAGCTTCAGAGAATCAAGTCGACCGCGATTGCGCTGTGGAGATGATTCGCACCTTGCCCCGCCCCAGGCCGGCTTAG